GCGGCAGTCGAATCATTACAACTGTGCTGCAAATGGTGATGAACACGATCGATTATGGAATGAACGTCGCCGAAGCGACCAACGCGCCGCGCTTCCATCATCAATGGTTGCCTGATGAATTGAGAGTCGAAAAAGGCTTTAGCCCGGATACGCTCAAACTGCTGAAAGAAAAAGGGCAGAAAGTCGAAGTGAAAGAAGCGATGGGCAGTACGCAGAGCATTATGGTGGGGCCTGATGGCACGCTGTATGGTGCTTCCGACCCTCGTTCTGTGGATGATCTGACCGCAGGCTATTGAGTTTTCCCCCTCACCCTAACCCTCTCCCTCAAGGGAGAGGGGACTGACTGGTTTTCCCCTCACCCTGGCCGGTTTTCTCCCTCTCCTGTGGGAGAGGGTCGGGGTGAGGGCGCTCTATGCCCTTCCTGGTTGTAACAAAAAAGTTAACTTTCCGAGAGGATTCGGTGATCTGTTGTTTTGTAGTCTGGTTTTACCAAAAGCGGGCAGAGGTAAAACAATAATGATCAACAGACGTAATTTCCTGCTGGGTAGCGGCATAGTTTCTGGCGTGGCGCTAATGGGGCTACTGCCATCACTGTTTCCCCGCAAAGCGATTGCTCAGGCACAAGCCGAAAAATTCGAAGTCACCCTGAGCGACGAACAATGGCATCAGCGGTTGAGCGACGCGCAATACTATATTTTGCGTGAAGCTGGGACTGAACCTCCATATTCCAGTCCGTTGAATGACGAACATCGTCCAGGGGAATTTGCCTGCGCGGGCTGCAAGCTCCCGCTATTTTCGTCAGAGACGAAATTCAACAGCCATACCGGCTGGCCGAGTTTCTGGCAGCCGCTACCTAATGCTGCACTCACTAGCCGGGATACTTCGTTTGGCATGGTGCGCGACGAAGTGCACTGCCGCCGCTGCGGCGGACATCTCGGGCATGTGTTCGACGATGGACCGAAACCCACAGGCCTGCGTTACTGCATGAATGGCCTTGCGATGACATTCACCCCGAAAGCGACTTGAGCCAGACATCAACGATAAGTGAGCTTCCTATGAAAACGACTCGAAAAAGCGTTCGTCATTACAGCCTGATTGCAGGCTTGATCGTGGCATCTGCCTTTGTCTTTCAGACCAACGCCTGGTCGTGGGGTGGGGCGGAGTCCGCAGTGGTTATCCCGGCACCTGTTCGTGACGAAGTGCCAGGCACGGCGCACAGTGAAACCGCGCTATTTTCTGGCGGCTGCTTCTGGGGAATCCAGGGGGTCTTCCAGCACGTTAAAGGTGTGACTAATGCGGTGTCGGGTTATGCCGGTGGTGATGCTAAGACCGCGAGTTATGAACAAGTGAGCGGCGGCGATACCGGACACGCGGAAACCGTGCAGGTGACCTACGACCCGACGCAGGTCACTTATGGTGAACTGCTGCATATCTTCTTTTCGGTGGGGCACAACCCAACCGAGTTAAACAGGCAAGGCCCGGATACGGGCACTCAGTACCGTTCTGCCGTATTTCCGTTGAATTCAGAGCAGGCCGAAGTGGCAAAAGCGTATATCGCCCAACTGAATGGCAGCCACAGTTACGACAAACCTGTCGTGACGAAAGTAGAAAGTAACGGGCATTTCTATCCGGCGGAGGCTTACCATCAAAACTTCTTAAACGATAATCCTGATTACCCGTACATTGTGATTAACGATTTACCGAAAATTAAAGACTTGCAGCAGTATTTCCCGAAAAACTACAGCAGTCAGGCGGTACTGGTAAAAAATAAATAACCATCAGGGGAGGTGATCTCCCCTGATGCAGTTACTTCGCAGTCGGCTTAAACCGCGCCATAAAATAGGCATCCACATACTGCCCATCGCGTAGCGCATAGTTTTTGCCGGTGCCTTCAATCTCAAAACCGAATTTGTGGTAAACCGCGAGCGCGGGGGCATTATCAACAAACACGGTTAATTCAATACGATCGATGCGCAGCCAGTTGTCGCATAAATCCACCATAGAACTAAGCAATGCGCTGGCAATGCCACGATTCCGTTGTTTGCCACAGACACTCATGCCGAAAGTGGCGACGTGGCTACGACGTGGGTTTTGTTCGACAGACAACGCCAGATGTCCTACTACAACATCGTCAATACAGGCCACAAGCTGTTTGCGCCCTGCAGGGGGATGTTTCATTCGTTCTTCCCACATTTCAAGAGCAGGATGAGGAATTTGTAGCGTGTTGTGATAAACCTCTGGCTGGGCGTTAATCTGACGTAATGCATCCAGATCTCTTAATTCAGCGTGGCGTATCACGATCTCGCTCATTCCTTTTCTCCTCAAATGGTTAGGTAACCCTTTCAACATTATTGATTTTTTATTTTTCGTCAACCGCTCTCTTTTTCTAAAAAAAAGTAGACAAGTGCGAATGATAATGATTATTATTGCCATGCGTTCAGGGGAGACCCCTACGGAGACAACCTGAAAGCACGACATTGCTCACATTGCTTCCAGTATTACTTAGCCAGCCTAGCGCTGGCTTTTTTTTGTGTGCTTTTCAGCCTGGCTTACTTGCCATTTTGCCCTCGGGCAGTGCTCGAAATCCTCACGTACTTTAAGTACGCTCCGGTTTCTGCGCGCTGGCCGAGAACAAACTGGCTGCGACGTCGACGGCCGACCGTAAAACGCTGTGGCTAAAATGGGAATCTAGGTCGTCGCCATCCGCCACTGAATCGAGTAGGGTAATTGCAATTCAAAGTCAAAAGGATGAAGCAATGACCCTACACTGCGCTTTTATAGGTTTTGGCAAAAGTACCACCCGCTACCATCTTCCTTACGTTCTGGTTCGGAAAGATAAAATCCACGTCGCGCACATTTTCCGACGTCACGAAAAACCGGAAATCGAGCAGCAACCTCAATACAGCCACATTCATTTCACCAGCCAGCTCGATGACATTTTGAACGACCCGCAGGTCAAGCTGGTGGTGGTTTGTACACATCAGGATAGCCATTTCGAATACGCAAAACGTGCGCTGGAAGCGGGTAAAAACGTGTTGGTGGAAAAACCCTTTACCCCGACACTTGCCGAAGCTAAACAGCTGTATGAACTGGCTAAATCCAAAGGGCTGACCGTTACGCCGTATCAGAATCGCCGTTTTGACTCCTGCTTCCTGACGATGAAAAAAGCCATCGAAAGCGGCAAGTTGGGTGAGATTGTCGAAATCGAAAGCCACTTTGATATGTATCGTCCGGAAGCCCCAACCAACCCAGGCCAGCCTGCGGACGGTGCGTTTTATGGCCTTGGCGTGCACACCATGGACCAAATCATCTCTCTATTCGGTCGCCCGGATAAAGTCGCCTATGACATTCGTAGCGTGCGCAACAAAGCCAATCCAGACGATACCTTTGAAGCGCAGCTTTTCTATGGCGACATGAAAGCCATCGTTAAAACGAGCCATCTGGTGAAAATCGATTACCCGAAATTCCAGGTTCATGGCACCAAAGGCTCGTACGTGAAATACGGTATCGACCAACAAGAAACCAGCCTGAAGGCGTATATCATGCCGGGCGAACCAGGTTTTGCGGCAGACAGCAGCGTCGGTGTGCTGGAATACGTCAATGACGCGGGCGAAACCGTGCGCGAAGAGATAAAACCGGAGCAGGGTGACTACGGGCGTGTGTACGACGCGCTGTATGAAACCATTGTTCATGGGAAGCCTAATTACGTCAGAGAAATTGAAGCACTGACCAACCTTGAGATCCTCGAACGCGGCTTTGAACAGCCTTCTCCTTCTGTCGTGACCCTCGCGTAGCCCTCATCAGACGCCTCGTACTCGTTCACTTTTTTTGAACAGAGGCGTCAATTTTCACCCACTATGATCATTTCCGATTCGGGTCCACACTTAGCCCATCAAACGAATTGCGGAGAAATGAAGATGATCTACTTAAGAAAAGCTGAAGAACGTGGTCACGCGAATCATGGTTGGTTAGACAGCTGGCATACCTTCTCATTTGCCAACTATTACGATGCCAATTTCATGGGTTTCTCGGCGTTACGTGTGATTAACGAAGACGTGGTGGAAGCGGGTGAAGGTTTTGGTACTCACCCACACAAAGACATGGAAATCCTGACCTATGTGCTGGAAGGTGCGGTGGCGCATCGGGACAGCATGGGTAACGAAGAAAAAGTTCCAGCGGGCGAATTCCAGATTATGAGCGCCGGTACCGGGATTACTCATTCCGAGTACAACCCAAGTAAAACCGAGCGTCTGCGTTTGTACCAAATCTGGATCATGCCGGAAAAAACAGGCATCACGCCGCGTTACGATCAGCGCCGTTTTGATGCGCCGCAGGGCCGCCAACTGGTGCTTTCGCCGGATGCACGTGACGGTTCGTTGAAAGTGAACCAGGATATGGAATTGTCCCGTTGGGCTCTGGCAAAAGACGAACAGTCTGTTTATCAGATTCCGGCAGACCGCCGCATCTGGATTCAGGTCGTGAAAGGCGATGTGTCTATCAATGGCACTCAGGCGAAAACCAGCGATGCCATTGCTGTGTGGGATGAACAAGCGATTTCTATTCATGCCAACGAAGCCAGTGAAGTTCTGTTGTTTGATTTGCCGCCAGTCTAATCGTTACCCGTCACATCCTTCTCCTTTTAAGGGGAAGGATGTGCCTTGTCCGTGCTAAACTTCGTTGTCGATAGCCAACCCGCACAGCAGGACAATGAAAAAGAAAAGACCGGTATTACAGGACGTTGCAGACCGCGTTGGAATAACCAAAATGACGGTCAGTCGCTTTTTACGTAACCCTGATCAGGTTTCAGC
The nucleotide sequence above comes from Buttiauxella selenatireducens. Encoded proteins:
- the msrB gene encoding peptide-methionine (R)-S-oxide reductase MsrB; its protein translation is MINRRNFLLGSGIVSGVALMGLLPSLFPRKAIAQAQAEKFEVTLSDEQWHQRLSDAQYYILREAGTEPPYSSPLNDEHRPGEFACAGCKLPLFSSETKFNSHTGWPSFWQPLPNAALTSRDTSFGMVRDEVHCRRCGGHLGHVFDDGPKPTGLRYCMNGLAMTFTPKAT
- the msrA gene encoding peptide-methionine (S)-S-oxide reductase MsrA — encoded protein: MKTTRKSVRHYSLIAGLIVASAFVFQTNAWSWGGAESAVVIPAPVRDEVPGTAHSETALFSGGCFWGIQGVFQHVKGVTNAVSGYAGGDAKTASYEQVSGGDTGHAETVQVTYDPTQVTYGELLHIFFSVGHNPTELNRQGPDTGTQYRSAVFPLNSEQAEVAKAYIAQLNGSHSYDKPVVTKVESNGHFYPAEAYHQNFLNDNPDYPYIVINDLPKIKDLQQYFPKNYSSQAVLVKNK
- the yhhY gene encoding N-acetyltransferase, yielding MSEIVIRHAELRDLDALRQINAQPEVYHNTLQIPHPALEMWEERMKHPPAGRKQLVACIDDVVVGHLALSVEQNPRRSHVATFGMSVCGKQRNRGIASALLSSMVDLCDNWLRIDRIELTVFVDNAPALAVYHKFGFEIEGTGKNYALRDGQYVDAYFMARFKPTAK
- a CDS encoding oxidoreductase, which encodes MTLHCAFIGFGKSTTRYHLPYVLVRKDKIHVAHIFRRHEKPEIEQQPQYSHIHFTSQLDDILNDPQVKLVVVCTHQDSHFEYAKRALEAGKNVLVEKPFTPTLAEAKQLYELAKSKGLTVTPYQNRRFDSCFLTMKKAIESGKLGEIVEIESHFDMYRPEAPTNPGQPADGAFYGLGVHTMDQIISLFGRPDKVAYDIRSVRNKANPDDTFEAQLFYGDMKAIVKTSHLVKIDYPKFQVHGTKGSYVKYGIDQQETSLKAYIMPGEPGFAADSSVGVLEYVNDAGETVREEIKPEQGDYGRVYDALYETIVHGKPNYVREIEALTNLEILERGFEQPSPSVVTLA
- a CDS encoding pirin family protein; amino-acid sequence: MIYLRKAEERGHANHGWLDSWHTFSFANYYDANFMGFSALRVINEDVVEAGEGFGTHPHKDMEILTYVLEGAVAHRDSMGNEEKVPAGEFQIMSAGTGITHSEYNPSKTERLRLYQIWIMPEKTGITPRYDQRRFDAPQGRQLVLSPDARDGSLKVNQDMELSRWALAKDEQSVYQIPADRRIWIQVVKGDVSINGTQAKTSDAIAVWDEQAISIHANEASEVLLFDLPPV